The region acgtGTGATGGTGGCTTGGTAGATTACTGATGATTGCAGGCAGTTTCCGTCTAGGGGGCATGTGTTcttttgtcggcagttgcatgtcttgttgttatcaatggTAGCGGCGGCGGCGGTGGCGGTATTATCAATCTGTGTAGATGCGGTCAGGATgcgtttgttatggttatcgattatttgtttcgtgttgttcatgcagctgtaactgatcttgatggtgtttcggttgaagatttttcttagcttgtgatcgttgggaaagtgcttgtctactagggcgaggaatttgtgGCCGATGTTTGTACTAGTGTTTTTGCTAAAGggagggttgtaccagaggatGTTGTTGCGTTGTCGGTTTTTacgtttgcttgctttggctgGTTCGTACTGCAGGGTGTAGTGGTATCCACTTTCATCGAGTGCTTTCTGGTAAGGAGGTGCTGCTTGGTCAAAGGATGCTTTATCAGATGATAGGGACGACAGCCGTTTGTTGATGCCGGCTGGAATGTTCTTTGTGGTGATTGGCGGGTGGTTGCTCTCGCGGTGAACGTATTGTAGTGAAGTATTcggctttgtaaatggttgataaGTGCTTCGGTTAAGGTTGAATGTGACGTCTAGGAAgttgattatttgtttgttggcTTCTATGGTTATGCGTAATccgttattattaaagatgcggcatatttctttcttgatgttcTCTGTGTCTCTAGGTGTGGCGTTAGTGATAGCTAGTCCATCGTCTCGGTAAAGTCCTACGTTTATATTAAGATCCTGGAGTTGGGAGAGGAGAAAACTCCCCACTGACGAGTTCACATGTTTCGgcgccgtcgtagcttccAATTGTTACGTTGAATGTTGTGTTGCCTTTCTTTTGCCAGGGTATATGCTTGTGAATTAAGATGGAGTTTTTTGCGTGGATTATAATGTTTCTTTCCTCGGTGGTAATGTTGTCATAGTTGGAGGCGAAGTCGAGTGCTTTGTTTAGGAGGTCTTGGCTGATGGATGGATAGAACTCTTCGATGTCGAAACAGATGAAGCTGAATTGTTGCTTGTTTTCGATAGATTTGAACCAGTTGATTACGGCTGTGgtgtttttccattggtttGAGTGCTTTAAAAATATTCATCTTGTCAAGACCCAACcattttctatatatatatatatatatatatatattatatgaAAAGTACTAATAGTGGTAGTAATACAGAAACCTATTACGCCGGTTATTATGTTCACAAACACACAAAAGAAACTGATATTTCTCTAACTTTTGACGTCATCATCCGCCTCGAATTCAATCTTGACgtcatctccgataagttggaatggagcccagtACCTCATCTCAGAAAAATTCTCAGATTCACGAAAGGATTTCATCGTTTGGTGAATAGCAGCACTGgcggtttttccttccttcagcTGTTGGTAGAAGCTTTTCATGAACACCATGGTAGCTTCATCGTCTATTGCCCACAGGGATAtcaacacagaacgagcaccagctgccaagaaggcacgtgcgataccgaccacaccctcacccttcaagattctgcctcgtccactgtgacagcaacttaaGACAACAAGGCGAGCTCGAAGATTCGCCGCTTGTACAtcggacattttcaaaatgaaatccttTTCTCGAGGGAACTTGGAAGTCCATCCAAGGTTTGGAGATAAGGCAATTTCTCCAGTGCGCTTGTTTCCGTGGGCAGCAATGtgaattaaaccaactgacgacatccgttttatcacttcagcttttgttgcctcTCTCCCTGTTAGGGGCCTGGTGTTCAGAAttgatgcaatcatttctacttCCTTTTGAGCACATGGTAAGTCGGATAGAGGTTTCTCCAACTCCTTCAAGCACGGATTTCCGACTAAAAGCGCCCCTGTCTTCTTGTGATGGCCCTCGGGTACATTTgagatcaattgataactgGTAAGAGAGGGGACAGTGCGAATCCTAATCGATTCAACTATTGCGGCCCATGGTGTAAAGCACAGCGCACCGTCAgaaacaatgaccaactcgtcGAATTGAGATCCAAGCAAGTCAACAATTGGAGCAATCGCTGCATCATAAATTGGCCTAAAAGGATTGTCTGAAGAGTGACATGACTTTTCCACCTCTTCGCACACTTCTCTGCTAGACGGACATTCGTTATCTAACTCATCAAATGTGCGATCTTCGCATCTCACTTCAATCTCAGCTTCGATTTTTGTTAAAGCTGCTTGTAGTAAGGCGCGTATGGGATCTTTCTCTGTGATATCAGCATCTAGCATCCCTCGTCGAAATGCAACTTTCTGTCCCCTGCTCAAAAACCAAATGCTGATGCTGAGTTCTGCAAGTCCCAGAAAGATAATTTGTGGAGAAAGCTCTGTGAAGAAGCAAATTGTTGTCTCCTTGGAGTCAAATGTGGCACAAGATGGGGGTGAAGCGAGGCCATATTGAATCAACAAATTGTCGTACAAAGTCTGCGCTCGTCCTTGATCAGCAGCAATCAAAGCCTCGTTGATCTTTCCAATTCTTAGCAATAATCTCCATAACGCAGTGTACGTCTTCTCACGCATATCacgaaatttcattttcaagttactTTCAGACTTCAATAGAGATCTCAAAGTATTAAACACACCCACAGCGGACACAACATTATCCACTGCAATGTCAAACTGTCCAAGTCCACAGTATGCCTCACCAATATTGTGATAAGCCACTCCTTCTCCCttccgatcaccgatttctattgcaattttcaagtgtttttcatgatactcaatggcttttcggaagtcacccagtaAGTcataagcattaccgagatttccataggctcctccttctccggcccgatcaccgatttctattgcaattttcaagtctttttcaagatactcaatggcttttcggaagttaCCCAGTGAtgtgtaagcattaccgagatttccataggctcgtccttctccggcccgatcaccgatttctattgcaattttcaagtgtttttcatgatactccaCGGCTAATCGGAAGTTACCCAGTGAtctgtaagcattaccgagatttccataggctcgtccttctccggcccgatcaccgatttctattgcaattttcaagattttttcataatactcaatggcttttcggaagtcacccagtgattcataagcattaccgagatttccataggcacctccttctccggcccgatcaccgatttccattgcaattttcaagcgtttttcatgatactcaatggcttttcggaagttaCCCAGTGAtctgtaagcattaccgagatttccataggctcctccttctccggcccgatcaccgatttctattgcaattttcaagtgtttttcatgatactccaCGGCTAATCGGAAGTTACCCAGTGATctgtaagcaataccgagatttccataggctcctccttctccggcccgatcaccgatttctattgcaattttcaagtgtttttcgTGATACTCAATgccttttcggaagtcacccagtgagtcataagcattaccgagatctCCATAGGCACCTCCTTcaccggcccgatcaccgatttccattgcaattttcaagcgtttttcatgatactcaatggcttttcggatgTCACCCAGTGAtgtgtaagcattaccgagatttccataggttcgtccttctccggcccgatcaccgatttctattgcaattttcaagtatttttcaagatactcaatggcttttcggaagttaCCCAGTGATctgtaagcaataccgagatttccataggctcctcctactccggcccgatcaccgatttctattgcaattttcaagcctttttcatgatactccaCGGCTAATCGGAAGTTACCCAGTGAtctgtaagcattaccgagatttccataggctcctccttctccggcccgatcaccgatttccattgcaattttcaagtgtttttcatgatactcaatggcttttcgaatgtcacccagtgagtcataagcaataccgagatttccataggctcctccttctccggcccgatcaccgatttccattgcaattttcaagcgtttttcatgatactcaatggcttttcggatgtcacccagtgagtcataagcattaccgagatttccataggttcgtccttctccggcccgatcaccgatttctattgcaattttcaagtctttttcaagatactcaatggcttttcggaagttaCCCAGTGAtctgtaagcattaccgagatttccataggctcgtccttctccggcccgatcaccgatttctattgcaattttcaagtgtttttcatgatactccaCGGCTAATCGGAAGTTACCCAGTGATctgtaagcaataccgagatttccataggctcctccttctccggcccgatcaccgatttccattgcaattttcaattgtttttcatgatactcaatggcttttcggatgTCACCCAGTGAtctgtaagcattaccgagatttccataggctggtccttctccggcccgatcaccgatttctattgcaattttcaagcttttttcatgatactcaatgccttttcggaagtcacccagcGAAAGGTTAACATTGCCGAGATTTCCAACGGCTTGTCCTtgtccagcccgatcaccgatttcttttgcaattttcaagtgtttttcaaaatacttaaAGGCTTTTCGGATGTCACCCAGTGAAaagtaagcattaccgagacttccataggctcgcCCTTTTCCGGCTCGATcatcgatttcttttgcaattttcaagtggttttcatgatactcaatggcttttcggaagtcacccagtgaaaagtaagcaataccgagatctCGATAGGAGTTTCCCTCATCGGCTCGATCACCTTTCTGAATGCTAATAATCACATGTTCTTTAAGAGACTCAAGAAGTGTTTGTAAGCCACCCAGTAACTGGAAATCTAATCTTTGACTGCCGAAGTCTCCTCCTTTGCCGGCCTGTTCATCCATTATCCTTTTGACACACTGTtaattacagaaaaaaaaaggtatcgAAGTTAATAAAGAATTAGTGAGACAAACTAGGACGTGGCTAACGTGGCAGGTGGAGGAATGCTTGGCAGGGGGTTGTTGTAAACTGATTTcatcaattattttaatttaaacattACGTCGGTCATGTACTCTGTTATTTCGCGTTGCCTCTGTCACCTCAAATCTTACAGTCTCCATTTCTCCGTTCTTCATCATTTGTCATATTAGTAGTCATCTGTCCATTCAAGACATGACATCACTGCTCAATTTCTAACAGTCTCATGTGATGGCTGTTGACCAATGAGATCCCGTATGCGGATATTATTTCAAAACGTGTGAGGGGGGAAGGTTTTGGACTTGTagtcttgattttttttgctttctcaaCCTAATAGTGTGCTATGCtagttgaaatggaaaattctTAGGATGGCAATTTAAACGAGCTCTGCCACGGtaattttgctgttttccgGCCAAAACTgagaaatctttctttctcaCTTTTACTCGAGCCGTATACATTGCCTATTTAGGACCAAGGCATAAATCTACGTTTTGAAGGATGAGTAATCCATGGTACCTTTTTGCTTTTGCCTAAAAGATAGTTCAATCCATCTCCATCCTTGCAATCCACAACAATAGAGAGTAGTAAAAGATCTCAGTGCACTCAGTTATTTAGTCTTCGGTGAACAAATTTCATCATTACTTTTGAGTTTCCATGATGCGAAGAGAAATGGCAGCATTCTAAAGTGGGGCAAAACAGCGTTGCAGAGCCCCTTTAAAGTGTAAAACTAGGAGGcttttcactttaaaatataaatagaGTGTTGTCAAGATAACCTGTGGTTTACTTTTGTCGAAAAGAGGATCGCAACCTGGTAACTAATTGCTACGGTGGCCACGAAACCATGACTAATTATGATTAGTAGAATTCTACTAGTATACTAAtctaaaaatttggtttcatcaaacgagttgataaaggttgaattaccacagtgaaagatttggaaagctgacgtttcgagcgttagcccttcgtcgtagCGAatggcgaagggctaacgccctgacgaagggctaacgcttgaaacgtcagctttccaaatctttcacggtggtaatttcatcatcatcatcatcatgtgGACGCATCCGAGAATGAGTTAACAATGCTTTGCCAGGAGACTCCATCAGCCATCAAATTtggtaatttaacctttatcaattcgtttgataaaaccacatttttgtttcactctcccagcgacgcagcaccacagtttctttagaaactagaaatccatttactaatgcaaatgctgtgatctgattggctgagctATTACACATTATCAGCCATTAGTGTGCAGTGACTGGAGGTCGTTTTGGAAATAACGaggttttttttccgtttttttcaaatttttggaggaAAATTTGGATGCAAAAGGGCAATTAAATTTCTGAGAAGTCTAAACGAAGGACATTTACGTTTTCttgactttcaaaaaagttgaaattattgaaaaagttGATGCGCGCGCGCACGAGTCGTACTGGTCGTGAAACAATGATTTACGAGTCGTGCAGTTGGTGAAGTGTATATCATTAGAGAGACTTAGGGTGTATATACAAGTCCACGACTCGTACGACTCGTACGGgtcgtgaaacaatggtttacgAGTCGTACGACTCGTACGGGTCGTGAAATAATGGTTTACGAGTCGTACAATTTGTGAAGTGTATATCATTAGAGAGACTTAGGATGTACATACAAGTCTACGAATCGTGCGACTCGTACGTGTCGTAAAACAGTGGTTTACGAGTCGTACGACTCACACAGgtcgtgaaacaatggtttacgAGTCGTACAGTTTGCGAAGTGCATATCATTAGAGGGACTTTTGGGCTCTCACGCTTTGAGAACGAAGAATATTCGTCGTGTTTTGCGTCATGCTCATCATCAGTATGTAAATATCTATGCAGTTCACCAATTGTACGACTCGTGAACCATGGGTTCACGATCTGTACCGGTCGTGTCAAGCCATTCACGGGTCGTATCTGTTCGACAGTATTGGACAAAGATGGCGCACAACTTTGATTTTAAATGGCAATTCAATCCGAGCGATCTTTTTCAGGCGTAAAGTTTACTAATACGTCAAGAAATAATTGGCAACCGTTATTGGAAGTAAATTTTagtaaaaatttaatcaaaaCAATTAGATTATTCACTCTCGATTTGTATTAGGAGATAGTTGATTCAACCTTACCCCAGGGATACGTTGGAGCTCTTAGGTGAAATATTGATAAAACGAAACATCAGATATTGATTAAACacaagtttgtttaactttgaTACACACAAAGGGTTAACAgtaaaaatttacattattttggtgtGTACAGAGCAGCAATGGGCCTTACACATGTTTGATGttaaaaaacgttgctcataaaaagtaataaaaaaaggaaggcGGCGCTAAAAATGAAGCGGGCGGGGACgagaaacatctttttttttacttggcctTATAGTGcgctttcattttcatttgccaCGTGACTGTGCTATCTTAAAACAATAAGGAAACccactttgttttgtttgaatcGAAACTCATGTAATTTTGGTGGAAACGGCCCCCTAGTTGAGGTTACAAAAACACTTTGCAATGCTGCGATAAAGTCGATAAGAGCCGGTAAGTTCATTTGCAAAACTTAAAATGACATGAAGAGGatgaaaaaacatgaaactggTTTGATATTAATAGTGCAAAAGTAGGCATTAAGGGTGGCTGCGTTCGATTGACCATATTCCGGAATAGGAATATATGGAATATAAGTTagaaatcctttgtttttatggagattcacattaaaattgtcaaacatctgctaaaatgctattttaaacatatttttatcatccttGCTGCTTCGAAACGTGCCAAACATACCGTTTTAATCATCACTCCAcgtattcttattccggaatagggtcaatcgaacgcTCCCTCAGAGAGCGTTGGATTGAGTTTCGTTCGCCAATATTGAAAGCTTCCACACTAGAAATCGTTCAGTTTAAGAACGTGATTTGGGTTAGATTGAAAAGCTATGCTTATCATTTTCGGTGGAAATTTTGACTTTCAAATTGTATAACTTTTTATCTTACAATGGTGTCGTGTTGACAATCTCACTGGTTTCTCTTGCAGTCGCAAAAAGGTGAGGGCAACAAAGTTACGCACTATGATCACAACAGATAGTTAAACGATCGgcaaaaaagacaaatgatTCGGTCCGTTTGCAACACATTGCGAGTGCATGGTATTCACTGGAATGTTACCTTGTACTTACCTGTTATTCAAAGATTCTCAGGAGAAACAAATGGATTATCACTTGGTTTGATTTGCAGTCACATTGGTTGAAAGCAAACTAAGTATAGGCTCTGTAGCTGTCTCCTTATATGTCTTTCCACCAGTTGATTTGCATTAGCAAAACGAAAGGTCATTGTTCGGAAAATCATTCTTTTTCATAACCTATAAATATGAATGATCGATCGTGGACAATGAAGGTTGTTGTGGAAAAAGTTCGCAAATTTATTTGTGTAATAATAGGAAAAATCCTTTGTTTAGAGAATTTTCCTTTCCCTTTCCACAACCAACAAGCCGCTCTCAGGAGTGTTTCAGTCCGGAACACGTTTGTTGCTGTCGAGTACAATATCCGAAGAATCTCAGTTACGCGTTATTTAGGCCCAATTGAAACTTGTTAGAGGTTTCAAGTCAATTTGAGTATTCGCtcagacgaagggctaacgctcgaaacgtccgCTACTTATCCCTTCACTGTGGAAATTGGATCGTCACCAACTCCTCTGATGCCAAATTTTGGTGTTTCCCTTTCGCACCGACGCCACAATGCAGTTTCTTTCGAACCtaatcattataataataataataataataataataataataataataataataataataatactaactgtttattcacaaattcatagGAAAGTGAAAAGGAGATAATTATAGGAGGTTATCCCTATCTAATTTATCTCCTGATAATAAAATAAGTTTAGaacattaattatttacaACTGTTTATTGTGtcgaaactaacctttcatcaCTCTAAGTTTGGAACTAACCTTTCATCACTCTAagtttggttttggtttgttgGTAACCTTTGGATATTGTCTGTTGCCGTTCAAAACGAGCAAGCGGGCAGGACGACGGTTTCTACGGTCTTCCACCAATATTTTTTCCCAGAATATGAATGAGCTGTGTGACAGATGATAGAAAAAACTGGCTTTGAGAATGAAGAAAGGTTCAGTCTGCTGAGCCCCAACCAATCACACTTAACGCATGACCTTATTAGCACCATGAAAccataattatttgattttgtgaAAGAGCATTTGCTTGCATGAGTATTTCATATTCATAAATAATAACCAGAGAAAATGAGAGGGCCCCTCATTTTCtcttgataatatttattcTTGACAGCTGTTTGCCTATTTACAAGGGCTAAAGACTACATTTCGAACCCCTGACCAAGAGCTTCGACAAACAGATCAGAGGAAAGGCACTTTGATGAaaagtgataatgatgatggcAAGACAATAATTACTTGTACTTATACGTTTGATGTACAGGACTTAGAATTCATCGGCTTATGCATCCTGTGTTATTTTAGACAGGGTTTACTTTGAATTCCTTAAAGGGGGAGTGCGGTGCCATTTGAGTGGAACTGCCATGATAGGGTTTAAAAGGCTCTAGTGAAATcattggaaataaaaactaatgctaaagtgcctatgaagcgaaattgttttttttatttgaaagttTACCTTTCAAAACTCAAGATTTTAAAATTCGAGGTTCTCTCGATTAAAATTGAGGGTTTTACAAGCCTTTGAAGTTGGGCTTTTTTGCGCTCAGTGCTGAGAGTGCGGACGGAGAGAAGTCTGGCGGTGAAAAGGAGGTCGTTATTGCGTAGCTGGAGGGCCGAACCAGTAGAGCTTCAAAAACTCAAACAAAGCGCCAAGAATTAGAATGCACCAGTTCCCTATTAATCCATCTGTAAGAGCAAAAAGTGTGCAATTCGTCCGCCGCCATCATCACGTTTTCAAATTAAGATCCATCTTCACAGCGTTGCTGTGCTCGGCACATTTCGATGAATCCTGTTGGGAAAGAAAATTGTCGCTTGTTTATGGCGCAGCAGAATTGGAGAGGCGTATTCACTAGGGCAGCTTGTAAGGAAATTCTTGGAATATTTTTTAAGTCGGTCAAGAGAATGCTTAGATTTATTATTACCATGTATTGTAACAGTTATGAGAATGGGTGGGGAGAACATTTCGTTGCTCTTCTGTTTGATTTTGTACGGGCTTCTAAATTTTCAGCgcataaatttttttctttgcggACTAAATGAGGGAAAAGGCATTGGCCAATAAAAGTGTTAAGCGATTTTGTTCGATGTGGTCTTGTATTTGTTTCAtgttacatatttttttgcaattacCTATCTAGGCTTTTAACTGTAGTTTTTATGAAAACCATTAGATAGTGAGCTTTCTTGTTTGGAAAACCTTTGACATTCAATCATGGTTACACTCAAATAAGAATGGCATTTTGTTGAATGCTCAGTGAATAAGTATGGAGCTTCAAACAGGAATCGTCATTTTTGTAGCAGTCCCAATAAtaattgctcattttcaattttagctCTTACTTGATGCTCAGTACCACCCAACCCAAGAAAGAGGAAGACAGATGAAAGCCAAGCATGCAAGCTTGAAGTCCATCAGTGTCTGATTCAAGGCTGTAGCCTGAGTCACCAGCAGTGTCCCATTTAAGTGTGCTTTCCAAATTTCTGCATCGGTGTCCAGTTTAAGCTTGCTGCCTGAGTCACCATCAGTGTCTATTTTAAGTGGACAGCATGATAGTCGATCACTTTATGATCAATCTGTAACTTCAGTAGTGACTACTGTAATATATTAGGTTCCAGGCCTCTTATCTTGGGGCGTGCGCATTGACACGTAGTTTTTAGCAATGGCGGGCTTTTAGGTTGTTTACAGTTTCAACCCCGAAATAGCACAACTACATTAGTTTCTGGTGGTTGTGTAGCAACCACACCTGTGTCCCTGAGATTGGTATCAGGACATCAAAGCACTCAAACCAGCAAGGGTTGCCAGCATAAAGTTCCATTGTTATAGTTGAGGAGAGTCAACAAGAGGTTACAAGGGAACATGCATTTTATTAATATATTATAATActatttattaatattattttattaaagtaATGTTGTCTTTCCCATTGTAGAGGGCTACCTTGAGTTTTACAACTAGGCTTCCAAACATAACAACTGTAGCTGTACACCAGTCCAGGTATTTCATCTACTCTCACTCTTTTTCCttatacattaattttttttttacaactaAGCAATCCCACTTTTGCTTTCTACtgtgtaataataattcttaacAGTGAAAACATGTTTACAATAGAGTGAGATTACAGTATGTACTTATACTTAGTTATGTATGCTAACTGGTTGTACGTTTCTTTCTCAATAATATTGTATATAGTTTCTGTATTGTTGTATTATCTGCTATAAgcattaataacaataaataaattcagAAATTTACTCATCTTTCAAACACCCCTTTTCTATTCTGAATTAGCTTTGGGCACAAAGGGAAACTGATTAGAATGAGGTACAATAAGCTGAAgaggtgaactctcaaccacATGAGAGCAAAGCAGCTCAGTATTatgcccgggggggggggggtactcccttaTTTGGGTTATGCGGGTACGTGCCGCTGGACAGGGTATGGTTTTTTGGCCTCGCTGTCCTGAACAGGGTATACAATTTGACTTGCCTCTGTCCTAAACAGGTTTAAAatctgtcctaaacagggtattACGAGCCGAGAGACTTAACCCAGACTGCGAGCAGTCTCTTTCTTGTTGTCTTCTCTATTGTTGTCGGTatcttaatttaaaatatttttccaatCCCTAGTATTATACCAAGCGCGCATTGACAGAACAGATCGTACCGGTACCGTGACTTATTAGACAGtttaaatttatgtaaaaCCAGCGAGTGTGCATTTTGTCACTTGTCCTTAACAGGGTCATGAAATGGAAGCTGTTGTCCTACTCAGGATAGGGTTTTTAGCATATtcttgtcctaaacagggtcagGATTTCAAACCCTCAGCAGCACCCCTCTACCCAAACATGGGtcaagtacccccccccccccggggtaTTATGCATGGACTAGTAAACTGGCACAGACACTAAGGCTGAAGATGGGG is a window of Acropora palmata chromosome 11, jaAcrPala1.3, whole genome shotgun sequence DNA encoding:
- the LOC141897988 gene encoding uncharacterized protein LOC141897988, whose translation is MDEQAGKGGDFGSQRLDFQLLGGLQTLLESLKEHVIISIQKGDRADEGNSYRDLGIAYFSLGDFRKAIEYHENHLKIAKEIDDRAGKGRAYGSLGNAYFSLGDIRKAFKYFEKHLKIAKEIGDRAGQGQAVGNLGNVNLSLGDFRKGIEYHEKSLKIAIEIGDRAGEGPAYGNLGNAYRSLGDIRKAIEYHEKQLKIAMEIGDRAGEGGAYGNLGIAYRSLGNFRLAVEYHEKHLKIAIEIGDRAGEGRAYGNLGNAYRSLGNFRKAIEYLEKDLKIAIEIGDRAGEGRTYGNLGNAYDSLGDIRKAIEYHEKRLKIAMEIGDRAGEGGAYGNLGIAYDSLGDIRKAIEYHEKHLKIAMEIGDRAGEGGAYGNLGNAYRSLGNFRLAVEYHEKGLKIAIEIGDRAGVGGAYGNLGIAYRSLGNFRKAIEYLEKYLKIAIEIGDRAGEGRTYGNLGNAYTSLGDIRKAIEYHEKRLKIAMEIGDRAGEGGAYGDLGNAYDSLGDFRKGIEYHEKHLKIAIEIGDRAGEGGAYGNLGIAYRSLGNFRLAVEYHEKHLKIAIEIGDRAGEGGAYGNLGNAYRSLGNFRKAIEYHEKRLKIAMEIGDRAGEGGAYGNLGNAYESLGDFRKAIEYYEKILKIAIEIGDRAGEGRAYGNLGNAYRSLGNFRLAVEYHEKHLKIAIEIGDRAGEGRAYGNLGNAYTSLGNFRKAIEYLEKDLKIAIEIGDRAGEGGAYGNLGNAYDLLGDFRKAIEYHEKHLKIAIEIGDRKGEGVAYHNIGEAYCGLGQFDIAVDNVVSAVGVFNTLRSLLKSESNLKMKFRDMREKTYTALWRLLLRIGKINEALIAADQGRAQTLYDNLLIQYGLASPPSCATFDSKETTICFFTELSPQIIFLGLAELSISIWFLSRGQKVAFRRGMLDADITEKDPIRALLQAALTKIEAEIEVRCEDRTFDELDNECPSSREVCEEVEKSCHSSDNPFRPIYDAAIAPIVDLLGSQFDELVIVSDGALCFTPWAAIVESIRIRTVPSLTSYQLISNVPEGHHKKTGALLVGNPCLKELEKPLSDLPCAQKEVEMIASILNTRPLTGREATKAEVIKRMSSVGLIHIAAHGNKRTGEIALSPNLGWTSKFPREKDFILKMSDVQAANLRARLVVLSCCHSGRGRILKGEGVVGIARAFLAAGARSVLISLWAIDDEATMVFMKSFYQQLKEGKTASAAIHQTMKSFRESENFSEMRYWAPFQLIGDDVKIEFEADDDVKS